A single Natranaerobius thermophilus JW/NM-WN-LF DNA region contains:
- a CDS encoding nucleotide sugar dehydrogenase: MNPVNKTDQNKMEVNTVGLKRNNTIAVFGQGYVGLPLALSFAMKGFKVFGVDINQALIKELKQGKTKHLESYQGKSIQEILQEELDSGRYIPVDDYRQALTQAGIIVVTVGAPIKDDGEVNNSPLKAVAREIGQSLKKDDLVLVRSTVVPGTTERVIQPILESESGLVSGEDFDLAYSSERIAEGKAFLEFSEMPTLVAGVTDSGRKRASELLASLFGDGGEIVVSPSIEAVELSKVLENLSRDINIGMVNEFAGLCEELDLDIHHIIDLANTHKRVNLLRPGPGVGGFCIPNAYYYLLPRAREAGLDLDLSSSAREINDYRPRRVVERLKERLQEQGKSLDQCKIAILGLAMKDYSSDHRQSPALDIVELLLHQGGEVNCYDPEVSSGLIAGQVNDLWKCVQGASAVIFLTRQEEFDNLDFGQLKGKMLANPHSPLLLDPKKALSREEATKEGIQYVIL; encoded by the coding sequence ATGAACCCAGTTAATAAAACGGATCAAAATAAAATGGAAGTAAATACTGTCGGTTTAAAGCGAAACAATACCATTGCTGTCTTTGGCCAGGGATATGTAGGATTACCTCTGGCGCTTAGCTTTGCCATGAAAGGATTCAAGGTATTTGGTGTTGATATTAATCAAGCTTTGATTAAAGAGTTAAAGCAGGGGAAGACCAAGCACCTAGAGAGTTACCAGGGCAAATCAATTCAGGAAATCTTACAGGAAGAACTGGATTCGGGAAGATATATACCAGTGGATGATTACCGTCAAGCCCTAACTCAGGCGGGGATTATCGTAGTAACAGTAGGTGCGCCTATCAAGGATGATGGAGAAGTAAATAATAGTCCTCTGAAAGCAGTTGCTCGTGAAATAGGACAATCATTGAAAAAAGATGACCTGGTCCTGGTACGGAGTACAGTAGTTCCTGGTACTACTGAAAGAGTGATTCAGCCAATTTTGGAAAGCGAAAGCGGTTTGGTGTCAGGAGAAGACTTTGATTTGGCTTACTCTTCGGAACGTATAGCTGAAGGAAAAGCTTTTCTTGAATTCAGTGAAATGCCAACTCTGGTTGCCGGAGTCACCGACTCTGGTCGTAAGAGGGCAAGTGAATTACTGGCTTCTTTGTTTGGTGATGGTGGTGAAATTGTTGTCTCCCCTTCTATAGAGGCGGTAGAATTGTCAAAGGTTCTAGAGAACTTGTCCAGGGATATTAATATAGGAATGGTAAATGAATTTGCGGGTTTATGTGAGGAACTTGATTTAGATATTCACCATATTATTGATTTGGCCAATACCCACAAAAGGGTCAACTTATTGCGTCCTGGACCCGGTGTGGGAGGATTTTGTATTCCAAATGCTTACTATTATCTTTTACCCAGGGCTAGAGAAGCCGGTTTAGATTTAGACTTAAGTTCTAGTGCCCGTGAAATCAATGATTATCGTCCCAGGCGTGTAGTTGAGCGTTTAAAAGAGAGGTTACAGGAGCAGGGGAAATCTCTAGATCAGTGCAAAATAGCTATTTTGGGACTGGCTATGAAAGACTATTCTAGTGACCACAGGCAAAGCCCTGCTTTAGATATTGTAGAACTATTGCTACATCAAGGTGGAGAAGTAAACTGTTACGACCCAGAAGTGAGTTCTGGATTGATCGCAGGTCAAGTTAATGACCTGTGGAAGTGTGTGCAGGGAGCCAGTGCCGTGATATTTTTGACTCGACAGGAAGAGTTTGATAATTTGGATTTTGGACAGTTAAAAGGAAAAATGTTAGCAAATCCCCACTCACCTTTGCTGTTAGATCCCAAAAAAGCCCTGTCCAGGGAAGAAGCTACTAAAGAAGGGATTCAATACGTAATCTTGTGA
- the csaB gene encoding polysaccharide pyruvyl transferase CsaB: protein MGKNIVIQGYYGAGNTGDEAILSSIIQNLQEESGQEQLHFTVFSREPEATKREHGVESVYTGRMLSGMKQVVSTIKNCHLFVSGGGGLLQDAHPRVVPYWLSRVVLAKLFRKPVVFYAQGVGPIYRPLSKLLIRWILPGLDLITVRDNDSKELLEHLGVSSEKIQVTADPAFTLESVSQDKILSIMDRVLPDFDTRSCFNKKTRTLKLDNNEFEGDSVESQDPSDKWIGVSLRSWGENEKLIHELAQYLDEMSDQGYKILFIPMQYLPDLEVSKKVRKLMYNTENVYLFDYQGSPREMLTVLSMMDINIAMRLHAAIFSLKSCVPTIGLSYQPKVASVFDEMEQSSFMLELEEINCDQLLKLTGKIQDNFIPIQEKLLFNSKRLQGLARNTAKFTLDCLT, encoded by the coding sequence ATGGGAAAAAACATTGTAATTCAAGGTTATTATGGTGCGGGTAATACAGGTGATGAGGCAATTCTATCTTCCATTATTCAAAACTTGCAAGAAGAATCGGGCCAAGAACAATTACATTTCACTGTGTTTTCAAGGGAACCGGAAGCAACGAAAAGAGAACATGGAGTGGAATCTGTTTATACGGGAAGAATGTTATCTGGAATGAAACAGGTAGTTTCTACAATAAAAAATTGCCATTTATTTGTCAGCGGGGGTGGTGGTCTGCTTCAAGATGCCCATCCTCGAGTAGTACCTTACTGGTTATCCCGGGTCGTTTTAGCAAAATTGTTTCGCAAACCGGTAGTTTTTTATGCCCAGGGGGTAGGCCCAATTTACAGGCCTTTGAGTAAGCTATTAATCAGGTGGATTTTGCCCGGCTTGGACTTGATAACAGTGAGAGACAATGACTCTAAAGAGCTCCTGGAACATTTAGGAGTTTCTAGTGAGAAAATTCAAGTGACTGCTGATCCGGCTTTCACTTTGGAGTCAGTTTCCCAAGACAAGATTTTATCAATCATGGACAGAGTACTGCCGGATTTTGATACCCGGTCCTGTTTCAATAAAAAAACCAGAACACTTAAACTTGATAATAATGAGTTTGAGGGTGATAGTGTTGAATCTCAAGACCCTAGTGATAAATGGATAGGAGTCAGCTTGCGCTCATGGGGAGAGAATGAGAAACTTATACACGAACTTGCCCAGTATTTAGACGAAATGAGTGATCAGGGTTATAAAATACTATTCATCCCTATGCAGTATCTTCCAGACTTGGAAGTCTCTAAAAAAGTGCGAAAACTTATGTACAATACAGAAAATGTTTATCTTTTTGATTATCAAGGTTCACCCAGGGAAATGCTGACTGTACTCTCTATGATGGATATTAATATTGCCATGAGATTACATGCAGCTATTTTTTCTTTGAAAAGTTGTGTTCCTACTATAGGATTGTCTTATCAGCCCAAGGTAGCAAGTGTATTTGATGAAATGGAGCAATCTTCATTTATGTTAGAACTGGAAGAGATAAACTGCGATCAGTTATTAAAATTAACCGGAAAAATTCAAGATAATTTTATACCTATTCAAGAAAAACTTTTGTTCAATTCCAAACGTCTGCAGGGACTGGCAAGGAATACCGCTAAATTTACACTTGATTGTTTGACTTAA
- a CDS encoding glycosyltransferase has protein sequence MIKNKDIIYFSAVDWDYVFARPQQTVMRLAQNNRVIYVEPPYSLLAPLKKPRAIKKWFSGLRKHPEKDNLYLYAPKPTLPFQGKIKGINPINQKSMGRKLKKVTKKLNFSDPMIFTTLPNTVDLLKYFPDSQVIYDCVDCHASFSGHNDELMRELEINLLERADLVFTTAYALYEDKKGFNSNCHLVPNGAQVEHFAINNKESQDKEEQNKIRSRSNKGPKKNTSEIKGLGTGVSSSGPDKKTLTDLGVSPEVAEELALDQVKIGFIGGIGDWVDLSLVDYMAQARPRWKFFMIGPLGVDPGPLAHRENVYFPGFMNYKILPQILQAFSIAICPFKKNRLTERVNPVKVYEYLAGGKPVVATDLRELQEFKEYLYLANNGEEFLSQIEKALTMEEKYHQEGMLPGIRRMRREFAEEHSWEKRVQRMEELWEKTL, from the coding sequence ATGATTAAAAATAAGGACATAATTTACTTTAGTGCTGTAGACTGGGATTACGTATTTGCCAGGCCTCAACAGACTGTTATGCGGTTAGCACAAAATAACCGGGTGATTTATGTTGAACCGCCTTATTCTTTACTAGCGCCTTTAAAAAAACCTCGAGCCATTAAAAAGTGGTTTTCGGGATTGAGAAAACATCCTGAAAAGGACAATTTATACCTGTATGCACCAAAACCCACTTTACCATTTCAAGGTAAGATAAAAGGGATAAATCCCATTAATCAAAAGTCCATGGGTAGGAAGCTGAAAAAAGTCACCAAAAAGCTAAATTTTTCAGATCCGATGATTTTCACTACACTTCCCAATACTGTGGATTTGCTCAAATACTTTCCCGACAGTCAGGTAATTTATGACTGTGTGGATTGTCACGCATCCTTTTCCGGGCATAATGATGAATTGATGAGGGAATTGGAGATTAACTTATTGGAGCGAGCAGATCTGGTGTTTACTACTGCATATGCCCTGTATGAAGATAAAAAGGGCTTTAATTCTAACTGTCATCTGGTGCCCAATGGTGCCCAGGTGGAGCATTTTGCCATAAACAATAAAGAAAGCCAGGATAAAGAAGAGCAAAATAAAATCAGATCTAGAAGCAATAAAGGACCAAAGAAAAACACCTCTGAGATTAAAGGATTAGGTACAGGAGTTTCTTCTTCTGGGCCTGATAAGAAAACACTGACAGACCTGGGGGTTTCCCCAGAAGTGGCTGAAGAACTCGCTTTGGACCAAGTTAAAATTGGGTTTATCGGTGGTATTGGAGATTGGGTGGATTTATCTCTGGTAGATTACATGGCACAGGCCAGGCCCCGGTGGAAATTCTTTATGATTGGTCCCCTGGGAGTTGACCCTGGCCCGCTGGCTCATCGGGAAAATGTTTACTTTCCCGGATTTATGAATTATAAAATACTGCCTCAAATACTCCAGGCTTTTAGTATAGCTATCTGTCCATTTAAAAAGAATCGGCTCACCGAGAGGGTTAATCCAGTAAAAGTCTATGAATATCTAGCTGGAGGGAAACCAGTAGTAGCTACAGACTTACGGGAGTTACAGGAGTTCAAAGAATACTTATATCTGGCTAATAATGGAGAGGAATTTTTATCTCAAATTGAGAAAGCCCTGACTATGGAGGAAAAATATCATCAAGAAGGAATGCTTCCGGGTATAAGAAGGATGCGCAGGGAGTTTGCCGAGGAACATTCCTGGGAAAAACGAGTTCAAAGGATGGAGGAGCTATGGGAAAAAACATTGTAA
- a CDS encoding polysaccharide deacetylase family protein yields MLQYDSNRHALGSDLVFKWILIGILVVAMSGALLFQGCNHDTQAPLSEDKENQAQEESEQVKDSKQIEESEQDEQSDQNTHEQSDQDTNKPSDQDTKIPVLMYHHFDDDPETSATITPDMLEKQMEFLDKHGFSAISMEDLLRFIEDGDDNHLPDRPVLITIDDGYASTYEQAIPILEEYGFNSYIFMITERIGKQVGEYDFLSKEKLKDLEDQGHSIESHSVSHDPFTDQKEGESTSEWRERIGYELEKSKQVLEDKLNKEIRYFAYPFGDWNSHTEELVEKAGYEATFLVREDYVTKESHPQRLFRFGITKDMTMEEFKEIFEPVLNEEEPDHD; encoded by the coding sequence TTGTTGCAGTATGACAGTAATAGACATGCTCTAGGTTCTGATTTGGTTTTTAAGTGGATCTTAATAGGGATTTTAGTTGTTGCCATGAGTGGGGCTTTGTTGTTTCAGGGTTGTAACCATGACACACAGGCTCCTTTATCAGAAGATAAAGAAAACCAAGCTCAAGAAGAGTCAGAGCAAGTTAAGGACTCAAAGCAAATTGAGGAATCAGAACAGGATGAGCAATCTGATCAAAATACACATGAGCAATCGGATCAGGATACGAATAAGCCATCTGACCAAGATACTAAAATACCTGTCTTAATGTATCATCATTTTGATGATGACCCCGAGACTAGTGCAACCATTACTCCGGATATGCTGGAAAAACAGATGGAATTTCTAGATAAACACGGATTTTCTGCCATTAGTATGGAAGATTTACTTAGATTTATTGAAGATGGCGATGATAACCACCTTCCTGACCGTCCTGTACTAATCACAATTGATGACGGTTATGCCAGTACTTATGAACAGGCAATACCTATACTGGAGGAGTATGGTTTTAACTCATATATATTTATGATTACCGAGAGAATTGGTAAGCAGGTAGGTGAGTATGACTTTTTGTCCAAAGAAAAGCTCAAAGATCTTGAAGATCAGGGACACTCTATCGAAAGCCATTCAGTTTCCCACGATCCTTTCACTGATCAAAAGGAAGGGGAAAGTACTTCGGAATGGCGGGAGAGAATTGGGTATGAACTGGAAAAATCGAAACAGGTCTTGGAGGACAAGCTGAATAAAGAAATTCGATACTTTGCCTATCCTTTTGGAGACTGGAACAGTCATACAGAGGAGCTAGTAGAAAAAGCAGGTTATGAGGCCACTTTTCTCGTTCGGGAAGATTATGTCACAAAAGAGTCTCATCCTCAACGGCTTTTTCGATTTGGAATTACTAAAGACATGACCATGGAAGAATTTAAAGAGATATTTGAACCTGTTTTGAATGAGGAGGAACCGGACCATGATTAA
- a CDS encoding NAD-dependent epimerase/dehydratase family protein has protein sequence MSRENKKNNNSQETVLITGGAGFIGSYVAGLLIDQGYRVVIVDDLSTGQTGNIPESAAFYSLCITEDLSSIFLKEKPHYVIHMAAQVSVSKSLEDPEEDAKINLMGGLNLLQEASNNGVEKFVYASTAAVYGDPSELPLKEEHEKKPLSPYGINKLAFEQYLESYRVNLGMDYTVLRYANVYGPRQVPGADGGVVAVFMDRIKKGLPLIIHGDGSQTRDFVYVEDAARANLLALERGSGQVFNVGYGEETSISELVDSLARILGRELPYEYTNRRPGDIYRSVFNSEKARTNLGFQAQHSLESGLIKTVKEEDV, from the coding sequence ATGAGTCGTGAAAATAAGAAAAATAACAACAGCCAGGAAACAGTTTTGATAACAGGAGGAGCCGGATTTATCGGTTCCTATGTGGCTGGACTCTTAATAGATCAAGGATATCGAGTTGTGATTGTGGATGACCTATCTACGGGACAAACTGGTAATATTCCGGAATCAGCCGCGTTTTATTCACTATGTATCACAGAAGATCTTTCAAGTATATTTCTAAAGGAAAAACCCCACTACGTCATTCACATGGCGGCTCAGGTAAGTGTCAGCAAATCCTTGGAAGACCCAGAGGAAGACGCCAAGATAAACCTCATGGGTGGTTTAAACCTACTCCAAGAAGCTAGTAATAACGGAGTAGAAAAGTTCGTATATGCTTCGACAGCTGCTGTTTACGGAGACCCCTCGGAATTACCGTTAAAGGAAGAACACGAAAAAAAGCCGTTATCGCCCTATGGGATTAATAAGTTGGCCTTTGAACAATATCTTGAAAGTTATCGGGTAAACCTTGGGATGGATTACACTGTTCTGAGATATGCCAATGTCTATGGGCCCCGTCAGGTCCCTGGAGCCGATGGAGGCGTTGTGGCGGTATTTATGGATAGAATTAAAAAGGGACTTCCTTTGATAATTCATGGAGATGGCAGCCAGACCAGGGACTTTGTATATGTTGAAGATGCAGCTAGAGCTAATCTTCTGGCCCTTGAGAGGGGAAGTGGTCAAGTTTTTAATGTCGGTTACGGTGAAGAAACTTCCATTAGTGAACTGGTAGACAGTCTAGCTCGCATCCTGGGCAGAGAGTTGCCCTATGAATATACAAATCGACGACCGGGCGATATATATAGAAGTGTATTTAACTCAGAAAAGGCCCGGACTAATCTAGGATTTCAAGCACAACATTCCTTGGAGTCAGGATTAATAAAAACTGTCAAGGAAGAAGATGTTTGA
- a CDS encoding glycosyltransferase, whose translation MKVIHLISGSEGGGSRFQVLSLLEELVQNTDDDHDIELVSLMEGPLTQDARERGLPIKVIPMKGMLDFRVISPLIRYLAERKPDILHTHGVRANFIGRLTYKFMLSDLKPVMFTTVHSSIYHDYTNSWKRFIYPFMEKSLRAVVHRFIAVSDGLYQELLQDGIEEDRLALVPNGIYTEKFSPDTNSDSDPTTLKEELGIPEEATVILTVGRLVPVKGQDYLLEAFKDLLEDLTEEEDIGTYSQEKLPYLVIVGDGPLGDSLSSKAKSLGIEEKVIFTGFRRDIPAFFQMADIFTLPSLMEGMPIILLEAMAARLPLVASRVGGVSEVVNEGETGLMVPSKDPKTLAEALKRLWQSPDLCRKLGGQAGERVERDHHFSRVVTETLKLYQKTVNSKREPG comes from the coding sequence ATGAAAGTAATTCATTTAATCAGCGGGAGCGAAGGAGGCGGTTCACGATTTCAGGTATTAAGCCTCCTGGAAGAACTTGTTCAAAATACAGATGATGACCATGATATCGAATTGGTATCTTTAATGGAAGGGCCTTTAACTCAAGACGCACGGGAACGTGGTCTTCCCATCAAAGTTATTCCCATGAAAGGAATGTTGGATTTTAGAGTTATCTCTCCCTTGATTAGATACCTGGCGGAAAGGAAGCCAGATATACTCCATACTCATGGGGTGAGAGCAAACTTTATTGGCAGATTGACTTACAAATTTATGTTATCTGATCTAAAACCCGTAATGTTTACTACAGTTCATTCGTCTATTTATCATGATTACACAAACAGCTGGAAAAGATTTATTTATCCTTTTATGGAAAAGAGCTTGCGAGCAGTTGTTCATCGTTTTATAGCAGTATCTGATGGTTTGTATCAGGAGCTTTTGCAGGACGGTATTGAAGAAGACAGATTGGCTTTGGTGCCAAATGGGATCTACACAGAGAAATTTTCACCTGATACTAACTCCGACAGTGACCCTACTACCTTGAAGGAAGAACTGGGGATTCCGGAAGAGGCGACGGTAATTTTGACTGTAGGTCGGCTTGTTCCGGTTAAGGGTCAAGATTATCTCCTGGAAGCTTTTAAAGACTTATTGGAAGATTTGACAGAAGAAGAGGATATTGGTACTTACTCACAAGAAAAATTGCCTTATCTTGTCATCGTAGGAGATGGTCCCCTAGGTGATAGCTTATCTTCTAAGGCCAAGAGCTTGGGGATTGAAGAAAAAGTTATCTTTACTGGTTTTCGGCGGGATATTCCTGCTTTCTTCCAAATGGCTGATATATTTACCCTGCCATCTTTAATGGAGGGTATGCCTATCATTTTATTGGAAGCTATGGCAGCAAGGTTACCATTGGTGGCTAGTCGGGTAGGGGGAGTATCTGAAGTGGTTAATGAAGGCGAAACTGGCCTCATGGTACCATCAAAAGACCCGAAAACACTAGCGGAAGCTTTAAAGAGACTGTGGCAATCCCCGGATTTATGCCGTAAATTGGGTGGCCAAGCTGGTGAGAGAGTTGAGCGAGACCATCATTTTTCTCGGGTTGTCACTGAAACTTTGAAATTATATCAAAAGACTGTTAACTCAAAAAGGGAACCCGGATGA
- a CDS encoding O-antigen ligase family protein: protein MNGKSTSYQLLNNERGEQVRSLIFTGLSILLIIVSLFSLFDFFFRNFGLPTPLARGWNDALMLAGFFMLVYLYKSRWLSAYHKTETDMPYVVLMAFAAITIIVNGIPPIVGIDGLRVLGQVVFWYLIVFYALKNVGDSKFLQELVTYMLIAAAIVALYGVLQYIFAFETPANWIDRDMENIRTRVFSTIGNPNALGAYMAMFIPVSLSLGLRRKLSLKWRIVYLAIVLVMGLTLLFTFSRGAWIGCMAGVGLLMVMKDKRFIILFMILLVLMPVVLPDTITSRLFHAFSPEYIERSSEAGRLFYWRQAFVRMIDNPVFGTGLGSFGDTVAMRHDMPGAVWVDNHYLKTGAEMGIVGLGIFLWLMASVFLKGYRNLKRLSDPYSKELTRGILAGLFAVLIQNGTASIFEVLVVGTYFWILVGVLHALPLLYEREGQA from the coding sequence ATGAATGGAAAAAGTACTTCTTACCAATTATTAAATAATGAACGAGGAGAACAAGTTCGTAGCTTAATTTTTACAGGGTTAAGCATCCTTTTGATAATAGTATCACTATTTTCATTGTTTGACTTTTTCTTTAGGAACTTTGGATTACCTACACCATTGGCCAGGGGTTGGAATGATGCCTTAATGCTGGCCGGTTTTTTCATGCTGGTGTACTTATATAAAAGTAGATGGCTATCGGCCTATCATAAAACCGAAACTGACATGCCCTATGTTGTTTTGATGGCTTTTGCCGCTATTACTATCATTGTTAATGGAATTCCCCCCATTGTAGGGATTGACGGCCTTCGAGTGTTGGGACAGGTGGTATTTTGGTACTTAATTGTGTTTTATGCCTTAAAAAACGTAGGTGACAGCAAATTTCTTCAGGAATTGGTTACATACATGCTGATTGCGGCGGCTATTGTGGCTTTGTACGGGGTGCTTCAGTATATCTTTGCCTTTGAAACTCCGGCTAACTGGATCGACAGGGATATGGAAAACATTCGTACTCGTGTGTTTTCAACTATTGGAAATCCTAATGCCTTAGGTGCTTATATGGCTATGTTTATACCTGTGTCTCTAAGCCTGGGCCTTAGGCGGAAATTGTCTTTGAAGTGGCGGATAGTTTATTTGGCTATAGTATTAGTTATGGGCCTGACACTGTTATTCACTTTTTCAAGAGGAGCCTGGATTGGTTGTATGGCGGGTGTCGGGTTATTGATGGTCATGAAGGATAAACGATTTATAATCTTGTTCATGATACTGTTGGTTTTAATGCCTGTGGTACTTCCTGACACCATAACTTCCAGATTATTCCACGCATTTTCACCAGAATACATTGAACGAAGTTCAGAAGCAGGTCGTTTGTTTTACTGGCGTCAGGCCTTTGTGCGAATGATAGATAATCCGGTATTCGGGACAGGCTTGGGTTCCTTTGGGGATACTGTAGCCATGCGCCATGATATGCCGGGTGCAGTGTGGGTAGATAATCATTACTTAAAAACTGGTGCGGAAATGGGAATAGTCGGATTGGGTATCTTCTTGTGGTTAATGGCCAGTGTTTTCTTGAAAGGTTATCGCAATCTCAAAAGGTTATCAGATCCCTACTCCAAGGAACTAACTCGAGGGATTCTTGCCGGTTTATTTGCCGTCCTTATACAGAACGGAACTGCCAGTATTTTTGAAGTCCTGGTGGTAGGAACTTACTTTTGGATTCTGGTAGGTGTACTTCATGCTCTACCTCTGCTTTACGAAAGGGAGGGACAGGCATGA
- a CDS encoding ABC transporter permease translates to MTFRDMNNLVYRNLKNNKSRTVMTIIAVAIACGYLILLASFGFGIQKTVIQGLLAQSELNQIAVYGVTGDNTELNREHIQEIEAMEDVKVVTRSARLGQLPKFEINSHRTDLSVGIVDFASEIKAGRELYRGRIPENDQEVVLDRKFAQLSDLETEAQELLGREIDMIIRRGVGDAQVEENFNLEVVGIFDSSEMAGMEFGPPNNPFSTNYSIYLPKGILDEIQDFTGTPMGQVVSPELIDTIMQFLGGSMEVLLELTGQEVGDEFDQMMEMAPGSGGLYEGVNVFAHEVERVEHVSDQLEEEGFRAFAVVDIIDNVAFYFQFLHIAMIFVGLIGIVIASLGIYNTMSMAVSERSHEIGIMKAIGTHPGTVRKIFLLESIYIGVIGAFLGIAIALIASTGINALLPYLLENTFETELPDIVQLSYVAPVLVITGFSLCFFVAVVSGMKPAVKATRINVLEALKREL, encoded by the coding sequence GTGACTTTTAGGGATATGAACAATCTGGTCTACAGAAATCTCAAAAATAATAAATCAAGAACTGTCATGACTATCATAGCTGTCGCCATTGCCTGTGGGTATTTAATTCTTCTAGCTTCCTTTGGTTTTGGTATTCAAAAAACTGTGATTCAGGGATTACTCGCCCAGTCTGAATTAAATCAAATTGCAGTTTATGGTGTAACAGGGGATAATACAGAACTCAACAGAGAGCATATCCAAGAGATCGAAGCAATGGAAGACGTGAAGGTTGTCACCCGCAGTGCCCGCCTGGGTCAACTCCCCAAGTTTGAGATAAATTCTCACAGAACAGACTTGTCTGTGGGAATTGTAGATTTTGCTTCTGAAATAAAGGCCGGCCGTGAACTATATCGGGGGAGGATTCCTGAAAATGATCAGGAAGTGGTATTAGATCGGAAGTTCGCCCAGTTGTCTGATCTAGAAACAGAGGCCCAGGAGCTTTTGGGCCGTGAAATTGATATGATCATTCGCCGTGGTGTGGGTGATGCTCAGGTGGAGGAAAATTTTAATTTAGAGGTCGTAGGAATATTTGATTCTTCGGAAATGGCAGGCATGGAATTTGGCCCTCCTAACAATCCCTTCAGCACTAATTACAGTATTTACTTACCAAAAGGTATTTTAGATGAAATACAAGATTTTACAGGTACCCCTATGGGTCAAGTTGTGTCTCCCGAACTGATTGATACAATAATGCAGTTTTTGGGAGGTTCCATGGAAGTTCTTTTGGAACTAACTGGCCAGGAAGTGGGCGATGAATTTGATCAGATGATGGAAATGGCCCCGGGAAGTGGCGGTCTGTATGAAGGGGTTAATGTTTTTGCCCACGAAGTAGAGCGAGTAGAACATGTCTCAGACCAACTGGAAGAAGAAGGGTTTAGAGCCTTTGCCGTAGTTGATATTATTGATAATGTAGCTTTCTATTTTCAATTTTTACATATTGCCATGATATTTGTGGGACTTATTGGAATCGTAATTGCATCTTTAGGAATTTATAATACCATGTCCATGGCAGTATCTGAAAGGTCCCATGAAATTGGCATAATGAAGGCCATTGGCACTCATCCTGGAACTGTACGTAAGATTTTTCTTTTGGAAAGTATCTATATAGGAGTAATAGGGGCGTTTTTAGGTATTGCCATCGCCCTGATTGCTAGTACTGGAATCAATGCTTTACTCCCTTATTTACTGGAGAATACTTTTGAGACGGAATTACCCGATATTGTGCAACTGTCCTACGTGGCACCTGTTCTTGTGATAACGGGTTTTTCATTGTGTTTTTTTGTAGCTGTTGTCTCCGGGATGAAACCAGCGGTAAAAGCTACTAGAATTAATGTATTAGAAGCCCTAAAGCGTGAGCTTTGA
- a CDS encoding ABC transporter ATP-binding protein, protein MIQVSDLSHTFPVGNNTGFTVLNNINFEIEQGKIAAIMGKSGSGKSTLLNLLSGYLKPRTGRIVLNDKDVTGFNENEWAKFRLNNLGFVFQSYQLISSMTVFENVQMPLMVKGISPGRRTELVFEMLEKVGLYSHTEFYPDQLSGGQQQRTSVARALINNPEILLADEPTGSLDSYNEKLLLELIYQLNDELGITVLLVTHDKEVAEKSHEIIRVKDGHIIEQDDDRDF, encoded by the coding sequence GTGATACAAGTTTCAGATTTAAGCCATACCTTTCCTGTTGGGAATAATACTGGTTTTACAGTCCTCAATAATATCAACTTCGAAATAGAACAGGGGAAAATAGCTGCTATTATGGGTAAAAGTGGCTCGGGTAAATCTACTCTCCTTAATCTTTTATCAGGTTATCTCAAACCCAGAACAGGTAGGATTGTATTAAATGACAAAGATGTCACGGGCTTCAATGAAAATGAATGGGCCAAGTTTAGATTAAATAATTTGGGCTTTGTTTTCCAAAGCTATCAGCTAATTTCATCCATGACAGTCTTTGAAAACGTTCAAATGCCCTTAATGGTTAAAGGCATTTCACCAGGACGACGTACAGAATTGGTCTTTGAAATGTTGGAAAAAGTGGGTTTATATAGCCATACCGAATTCTACCCTGATCAGCTCTCGGGAGGGCAGCAGCAGCGGACTAGTGTGGCCAGAGCTTTAATCAACAATCCGGAAATTTTATTAGCTGATGAGCCCACAGGCAGTTTGGATTCTTATAATGAGAAACTGCTTTTGGAGTTAATTTATCAGCTGAACGATGAACTAGGAATTACAGTCCTTTTGGTCACCCATGATAAAGAAGTAGCTGAAAAGTCCCATGAAATTATTCGGGTGAAAGATGGTCACATTATAGAACAGGATGATGACCGTGACTTTTAG